The following coding sequences lie in one Apium graveolens cultivar Ventura chromosome 1, ASM990537v1, whole genome shotgun sequence genomic window:
- the LOC141666315 gene encoding SAGA-associated factor 11 produces the protein MSALNQDNVSSNPQLASTFFEELLDSVIVDVASESHRIARLRLDRNLDEEEEELRLSAEARAKATDPNNSYEANSKYVVDIFGQTHPPVASEIFDCMNCGRSIMAGRFAPHLEKCMGKGRKARPKSTRSTTAAQNRHIRSNQGSTSSSYSNTASINRLSNGSPGVGGNELSNGMAEGP, from the exons CTTGCATCTACGTTTTTTGAGGAACTTCTGGACTCTGTTATTGTTGATGTTGCATCTGAGAGTCACCGGATAGCAAGGTTAAGACTTGACCGTAATTtagatgaagaggaagaggaactGAGGTTGTCAGCAGAAGCGCGGGCAAAAGCAACTGATCCCAATAATAGTTATGAAGCAAACAGCAAGTATGTGGTTGACATTTTTGGACAAACCCATCCTCCTGTTGCAAGTGAAATATTTGATTGTATGAATTGTGGTCGGTCAATTATGGCCGGGAGGTTTGCACCTCATCTGGAGAAGTGCATGGGGAAG GGAAGAAAAGCTCGCCCCAAGTCCACAAGAAGTACCACAGCTGCTCAGAATCGTCACATAAGAAGCAATCAAGGTTCCACTAGCTCCTCATATTCGAATACCGCCAGCATAAACAGATTATCAAATGGAAGTCCTGGTGTTGGAGGTAATGAGTTATCTAATGGCATGGCAGAAGGGCCATGA